Proteins found in one Papio anubis isolate 15944 chromosome 13, Panubis1.0, whole genome shotgun sequence genomic segment:
- the USP20 gene encoding ubiquitin carboxyl-terminal hydrolase 20, with the protein MGDARDLCPHLDSIGEVTKEDLLLKSKGTCQSCGVTGPNLWACLQVSCPYVGCGESFADHSTIHAQAKKHNLTVNLTTFRLWCYACEKEVFLEQRLAAPLPGSSSKFSEQDSPPPSHPLKAVPIAVADEGESESEDDDLKPRGLTGMKNLGNSCYMNAALQALSNCPPLTQFFLECGGLVRTDKKPALCKSYQKLVSEVWHKKRPSYVVPTSLSHGIKLVNPMFRGYAQQDTQEFLRCLMDQLHEELKEPVVATVALTEARDSDSSDTDEKREGDRSPSEDEFLSCDSSSDRGEGDGQGRGGGSSQAETELLIPDEAGRAISEKERMKDRKFSWGQQRTNSEQVDEDADVDTTMAALDDQPVEAQPPSPRSASPCRTPEPDNDAHLRSSSRPCSPVHHHEGHAKLSSSPPRASPVRMAPSYVLKKAQVLSAGSRRRKEQRYRSVISDIFDGSILSLVQCLTCDRVSTTVETFQDLSLPIPGKEDLAKLHSAIYQNVPAKPGACGDSYAAQGWLAFIVEYIRRFVVSCTPSWFWGPVVTLEDCLAAFFAADELKGDNMYSCERCKKLRNGVKYCRVLRLPEILCIHLKRFRHEVMYSFKINSHVSFPLEGLDLRPFLAKECTSQITTYDLLSVICHHGTAGSGHYIAYCQNVINGQWYEFDDQYVTEVHETVVQNAEGYVLFYRKSSEEAVRERQQVVSLAAMREPSLLRFYVSREWLNKFNTFAEPGPITNQTFLCSHGGIPPHKYHYIDDLVVILPQNVWEHLYNRFGGGPAVNHLYVCSICQVEIEALAKRRRIEIDTFIKLNKAFQAEESPGVIYCISMQWFREWEAFVKGKDNEPPGPIDNSRIAQVKGSGNVQLKQGADYGQISEETWNYLNSLYGGGPEIAIRQSVVQPPGPESLHGEQKIEAETRAV; encoded by the exons ATGGGGGACGCTAGGGACCTTTGCCCTCACCTCGACTCCATAGGGGAGGTGACCAAAGAGGACTTGCTGCTCAAATCTAAG GGAACCTGTCAGTCATGTGGAGTCACCGGACCAAACCTTTGGGCCTGTCTCCAG GTCTCCTGCCCCTATGTTGGCTGTGGAGAATCCTTCGCTGACCACAGCACCATTCATGCACAG GCAAAAAAGCACAACTTGACCGTGAACCTGACCACATTCCGGCTGTGGTGTTACGCCTGTGAGAAGGAGGTGTTCCTGGAGCAGCGGCTGGCAGCCCCTCtgccaggctcctcctccaaGTTCTCTGAACAG GACTCCCCGCCACCCTCCCACCCTCTGAAAGCTGTTCCTATTGCTGTGGCTGATGAAGGAGAGTCGGAGTCAGAGGACGATGACCTGAAACCTCGAG GCCTCACGGGCATGAAGAACCTCGGGAACTCCTGCTACATGAACGCTGCCCTGCAGGCCCTGTCCAATTG CCCACCGCTGACTCAGTTCTTCCTGGAGTGTGGAGGCCTGGTGCGCACAGACAAAAAGCCAGCCCTGTGCAAGAGCTACCAGAAGCTGGTCTCTGAGGTCTGGCACAAGAAACG GCCAAGCTACGTGGTCCCCACCAGTCTGTCTCATGGGATCAAGTTGGTCAACCCAATGTTCCGAGGCTATGCCCAGCAG GACACCCAAGAGTTCCTTCGCTGCTTGATGGACCAGCTACACGAGGAGCTCAAGGAGCCAGTGGTGGCCACGGTGGCGCTGACAGAGGCTCGGGACTCAGACTCGAGTGACACAGATGAGAAACGGGAGGGTGACCGGAGCCCATCAGaagatgagttcttgtcctgcgaCTCGAGCAGTGACCGGGGTGAGGGTGACGGGCAGGGGCGTGGCGGGGGCAGCTCGCAGGCCGAGACGGAGCTGCTGATCCCAGATGAGGCAGGCAGAGCCATCTCTGAGAAGGAGCGGATGAAGGACCGCAAGTTCTCCTGGGGCCAGCAGCGCACAAACTCGGAGCAAGTGGACGAGGATGCTGATGTGGACACCACCATGGCTGCCCTTGACGACCAGCCTGTGGAGGCCCAGCCCCCATCACCACGGTCCGCCAGCCCCTGCCGGACACCAG AGCCGGACAACGATGCCCACCTACGCAGCTCCTCTCGCCCCTGCAGCCCTGTCCACCACCATGAGGGCCATGCGAAGCTGTCTAGCAGTCCCCCTCGTGCAAGCCCCGTGAGGATGGCACCGTCGTATGTGCTCAAGAAAG CCCAGGTATTGAGTGCCGGCAGCCGGAGGCGGAAGGAGCAGCGCTACCGCAGCGTCATCTCAGACATCTTTGACGGCTCTATCCTCAGCCTCGTGCAGTGTCTCACCTGTGACCGG GTGTCCACCACAGTGGAGACGTTCCAGGACCTATCGCTGCCCATTCCTGGCAAGGAGGACCTGGCCAAGCTCCACTCAGCCATCTACCAGAATGTGCCAGCCAAGCCAGGCGCCTGTGGGGACAGCTATGCCGCCCAGGGCTGGCTGGCCTTCATTGTGGAGTACATCCGACG GTTTGTGGTATCCTGTACCCCTAGCTGGTTTTGGGGGCCTGTCGTCACCCTGGAAGACTGCCTTGCTGCCTTCTTCGCCGCTGATGAGCTGAAGG GTGACAACATGTACAGCTGTGAGCGGTGTAAGAA GCTGCGGAATGGAGTGAAGTACTGCAGAGTCCTGCGGTTGCCCGAG ATCCTGTGCATTCACCTGAAGCGCTTTCGGCACGAGGTGATGTACTCATTCAAGATCAACAGCCACGTCTCCTTCCCCCTCGAGGGGCTCGACCTGCGCCCCTTTCTTGCCAAGGAGTGCACATCCCAGATCACCACCTACGACCTTCTCTCGGTCATCTGCCACCACGGCACGGCAGGCA GTGGGCACTACATCGCCTACTGCCAGAATGTGATCAATGGGCAGTGGTACGAATTCGACGACCAGTACGTCACAGAAGTCCATGAGACGGTGGTGCAGAACGCCGAGGGCTACGTCCTCTTCTACAG GAAGAGCAGCGAGGAGGCCGTGCGGGAGCGGCAGCAGGTGGTGTCCCTGGCCGCCATGCGGGAGCCCAGCCTGCTGCGGTTCTACGTGTCCCGCGAGTGGCTCAACAAGTTCAACACCTTCGCAGAGCCAGGACCCATCACCAACCAGACCTTCCTCTGCTCCCACGGAG GCATCCCGCCCCACAAATACCACTACATCGACGACCTGGTGGTTATCCTGCCCCAGAACGTCTGGGAGCACCTGTACAACAG ATTCGGGGGTGGCCCCGCCGTCAACCACCTGTACGTGTGCTCCATCTGCCAGGTGGAGATCGAGGCGTTGGCCAAGCGCAGGAGGATCGAGATCGACACCTTCATCAAG CTGAACAAGGCCTTCCAGGCCGAGGAGTCGCCGGGCGTCATCTACTGCATCAGCATGCAGTGGTTCCGGGAGTGGGAGGCGTTCGTCAAGGGGAAGGACAACG AGCCCCCCGGGCCCATTGACAACAGCAGGATTGCACAGGTCAAAGGAAGCGGCAACGTccagctgaagcagg GAGCTGACTACGGGCAGATTTCAGAGGAGACCTGGAACTACCTGAACAGCCTGTACGGAGGCGGCCCCGAGATCGCCATCCGCCAGAGCGTGGTGCAGCCGCCGGGCCCGGAGAGCCTGCACGGGGAGCAGAAGATCGAAGCCGAGACCCGGGCAGTGTGA